GTCCAGACATGTATGTGTTACTGTGACACTTACcattagggctgggcagtatggccaaatatgtgtatcatggtatttttgttaCTTATGGGAGAGATATTGTGGAGAAGAAGATGGGGGAGGCTCAGTACAGACAACAAAAGGACTACAACCGGCATGCATCCGCTCGACCACTGCAACTTGGGGATAGAGTCTGGCTCTGAAAGTTTCCTCGGTCGCATAAGCTGGATTTTCTGTGGGAGACGGAGCCCTACACTATTACAGCCCTGCCATACCCTGACGCGGACGTTTATTAGGTGCGGAAGGAGGGGTTccagccacaggtggtccaccgCAATAGGATAAAGTTGTGCATGAAGGATGACTTGCCCGAACCACCTCCTCCAACTTCCTCAGAGGCAAGGCTGACAAGAGAGTATGTTCCGGGAGAGGGAATCCACCCCACAATGGATGTTCCACTGTTCTCCTCTCCTCATCCTGCCATTTCTTTGGGGTACAGTGCCCGGGTGCAGTACAACCAACTTTGATCTTTTCGCCTGGCCCAGAGTGTCCTCCAGTAACAGCTCCAAGTACTCCTGTTCTTCTACCAAGTACTCCAGGACTTCCCTCACCAAGCCCaatttcatatattttatatgtgcTTAATAATAGCTATGTTTTAAGAGTGGGAATTGAATAAGTGGATTAGTGACCTCGGACATGTCCCTTGGTCAATAGTTATCTGTTCTCTCCTTTTTAtggaaaaagaggggtgattttaTTAGTTAAGGGGGTTttacataactttttatttttcattttttaagtcACCTTTGGGGACTATTATATGCGATCATTAGGTTGCCTCCACTGTATAATGCTGTGCCTtttgcatagcattatacagggtCATCAGTGGCGGGAATGTAATGGTGAAACAAGTCGGACCCATGGAGGCTGCACCTCACAACTTACAAAACTCTAAGAATCTGCTGCTGACGTCTTGGGGCCAGAATCCACCTGACACCTACTAAGGACTTTTTGCCCTAAATGACATGTCTTTCTATATACATTGATAGAGAATATATCAACACATAAAACAAGGAAACCcaagtaataaaatatatttatatagatggaAAAGTCACAAGGAAGCAGCGTCACACAGGACAACAGGTGCCCGCAGATTCAAGGGCTTCATCCGGCTTGAAAAAGGTTCCAGGAGGGAGAAGAAATGTCACTTTTGTTTGGCATGTGATGCAATAAACGTATTCATGTTGATTTTTCACAGTTTTTGGAGtgctgtgtatttttatttacatagatagtgtgatgactcgctcttgcagataggtgcggttgcagtatagaggcaaggaaacaacagtacttttcaaatcaaaattttgtgttttattaacaattgtttttaaatgcagaacaaaggaaaacataacaaaagtccTCCTGTATTTATTTCcttggtgtttgttcacacctgagtccatgccatgcagcATCAAGTAAGTCTTTTCCAAACCTCCAGGCAGTCGGCTGACCAGCTTCCAACCtctcagggaagaactccacattcagctctctctggcactgtgagctgcaactagcaaatccccctcatctGGTGAagcaggttgcctttaaggccaacaaaaggcggcctggattgtggggaatgatccCCACCCTTCACTtgatcattcccagtaagagccgtcccgatTGGCCTTCCAGCAATACTATGGCCATAGTGTCAGTatccatcgcagcacagacactggataAATAccagctcttacttcaccaaggccaggagccttggtaacATATATCACCCATCAACCACAATGCCTTTCAACTTCTCACATACCCACCCCCCCTTTGTTCCAGCCTGAGGGGGTGAACACTTGTGACACAGTGGATTTGTGATAGGGCATCGGCGTTGCCTAGCAAACGACCCACTCTGTGTTCAACCCTAAACTTGAAATTCTGTAATCACAGAAACCACCTGGTGACCCTGGAATTTTTGTCCTTGGCCTGGCACATCCACTTAAGGGGGGAATGATCCGTCACGAGAcgaaacttcctgcccaacagataatagtggagagactcgagtgcccacttaatggccaggcactctctctcACTATACTATGCATGGTCTCGGCCGGGGTCGGTTTGTGGCTGAGAAAGACAACGGGATGCTCTTCCCCATTGACTTCTTGGGAGAGTATAGTACCaagacctacctcagaggcatcagtctgtaccacaaattcccttttgaagtCGGGTGTCACAAACACCAGAGACCCACATAGGGCCTGCTCTGCCTATTTGTTCCAGTGCACCATTACGGACTTGCGTCCCTTTAGGAGGTCTGTTATGGGTGCAGCCACCGTAGTAAAATGGGGATGAAtctcatatagtaacccaccattcctAGAAACGACTTCACCTGTCGGGTAGTGACAGGTCGGGGCCAATTCCAGatggcctctattttgtttacctggggtttgacaaatccacgcccaatgacataccccaggtatttggtctcttccaaccctatggcacattttttggggttagcagttaacccggcattcctaagggagtctaccactgccttTACTTTTGGAAGGTGACTTTCCTAGTCTGTACTGTGGATGATGATATTGTCCAGATAAGCCGAGGCATTCCAACCATGTGGCCGAagtacaatatccattagcctttgaaatGTAGCGGGAGCGCCATGTACaccaaagggtaacaccttgCACTGAAAAAACCTTCTGGTGTGATAAAGGCTGCTTTGGCAGCCTCCGTCATGggcacctgccagtacccttttgtgaggtccaaaacagaaaaataccgaGCCTGTCCTAGCCtttcaataagctcatcaacGCTGGGCATGGGATATGCAGAAAACTTGGACACCTCATTAAGTTTGCGGAGATTGTTACAGAACCGCAACGTACCGTCTGGCTTCGATATTAAGACTATTGGACTGGCCCACTCACTTTTTGACTCCTCGatgacatccaattttaacatctGCTGTACTTCTTCAGAGATGGCTTGTCCCGCGACTCAGGTACCCGGTATGGTTTCAActgtatttttacctggggttcagtgACTGTCATGGCGGATGACAGAAGTACGTCCAGGAAGGTCCGAGAACACATCTGTGTTCCTACTGACAAACTCCCTtgcctcctgagtctgtgcagaggaaaggctgtcagcaattttcactgtggcaactgCACCAGACTGCACCAGACTGAGGGacgggaaactccacccctaacaaacctgtCCGAGGGCTGTAATCCACACTAGTCTCCCTATCTCTCCAGGGTTTCgacaagtttacatggtacactttgtggtgtcccggtaccatattgcatccagtacctagtgtagaggtccccaaggtcagagtaactacgttcagaaagggttcctcaggtgggacagcccctagtcgcctctccttgagtctaactttaatgttcataaatgtatatattaatatgtatatctatattgtatagaaatgtatagtacttaccttgttcagggTTGCACGACCTTcgatcatgtgaccatgctagtaacctctatggtaggttgcaggaccttaggaggtccttgggtcacgtgttacccacaaatctctgtaaaggtgattgacatccgtttggaccaattagcgttagtccagcccctgcccatataacggagctgcgtccaattatcgctctcttgggttgctgctctcgtgaatgcaggactaacaggacggtgtgctacgcaactttcaaagacacgctaggcctcaaaacctacggcctcagcagaaccaaaaatcgtaaGTTTTACTCTaatccctgctaatgctagcgtgactactggaccgcaactaattcccctaaatccagtggaacagcgcaatagactaaagacttttaaagctaaagtcccaactattgtcaatctccaaaaggatgCCGTTGTATTGATAAGAGACTTTTATGTTAATGAAgggtacagaaaatcttcagtaaagttaacgctgtttacagaagctttccggttggggacaatccattattactcactacctcaaacctattatcatctacctccctatcgttcctgggaagggcggcggtaggaaaagctttattgaggagccctcaccctggcatcacgaattgcaaggattaacaagcaccctttaatacccgcACAGCTACGCTTCCCATATCCTACATCCCTCAAGCTACCACAACTTGCTCTGGCTTCCTTCGCCCcgggctggtgtaccctgtaTGTCACCTCCCCTACCTTTTTGAGCACTTCGTAGGGACCCTGCTACCTAGCCAGAAACTTACTGTCTACCGTTGGTACCAGAACAAAACCCGATCTCCCGGGTTAAAATTCAGAATACGAGCCTGACAATTATAAACTCTGCTCTGAGCTTGCTTAGCTGCCCccatatgttccctaaccaagggcaacactgtttccatcaGTTCCTGAGTGACATATTCAACTACACTTTTGTGTGGCGTGGGCTGTTGTTCCCATGCCTCTTTagctatgtctaacagaccacgTGGATGTCTGCCGTATAGCAGTTCAAAGGGCGAGAACCCAGTAGAAGCCTGTTGCACTTCTGGCACTGcgaacatgagatagggcagcAAAAGAACCCAATTTTTCCCATCTCTAGCTACCACtctctttaacatattttttaatgtttggttaaacctttctaccaggcCGTCCATCTGCAGGTGGTACACGGAGGTCCGTAGTtgttttacctgcagtaacttactgagctctttcattacctTTGACATAGACGGGGTGACCTGCTCAGTCaacacctctttaaccccttaacgacgcaggacgtatatttacgtcctgcgccggctcccgtgatatgaagcgggatcgcgccgcgatcccgcatcatatcgcgtcggtcccggcgctcatcaatggccgggacccgcggctaataccacacgttgccgatcgcagcgatgtgcggtattaaccctttagaagcgacggtcaaagctgaccgccgcttctaaagtgaaagtgaaagtgacccggctgctcagtcgggctgttcgggaccgccgcggtgaaattgcggcgtcccgaacagcttgcaggacaccgggagggcccttacctgcctcctcggtgtccgatcggcgaatgactactccgtgcctgagatccaggtaggagcagtcaagcgccgataacactgatcacaggtgtgttaatacacgcctgtgttctgtgtaaaagatcagtgtgtgcagtgttataggtccctatcggacctataacactgcaaaaaaaagtgttaataaaggtcatttaataacccctaccctaataaaagtttgaatccccccccttttcccataaaaaaaaataaaacagtgtaagaaaaaataaaaataaacatatatagtatcgccgcgtgcataaatgtccgaactataaaaatatatcattaatttaaaaaaattccaaagtcaaaaaaagcgcatttttggtcactttttataccattaaaaaatgaataaaaagtgatcaaaaagtctgatcaaaactaaaattatatccagataaaaacttcagatcacggcgcaaaaaatgagtcctcataccgccctgtacatggaaaaataaaaaagttataggggtcagaagatgacatttttaaacgtatacattttcctgaatgtagttatgattttttccagaagtacgacaatatccaacctatataagtagggtatcattttaaccgtatggacctacagaataatgataaggtatcatttttaccgaaatatgcactgcgtagaaacggaagcccccaaaagttacaaaatggcgttttttcttcgattttgtcgcacaatgatttttttttccgtttcaccatgcatttttgggtaaaatgactaatgtcactgcaaagtagaattggcgacgcaaaaaataagccataatatggatttttgggtggaaaattgaaagggttatgatttttaaaaggtaaggaggaaaaaacgaaagtgcaaaaactgaaaaaccctgagtccttaaggggttaagtaagtcCACTTGGGAAAACATCTCCATTAGCTCCTCAGCTATGAGTTTGGCCAAAGTATGTTGCAGAGGTAGCGCCTCGTGATACCGAGTAgcatagtccaggactaccaggatgtgttggtgccccctagTGGATTTCGGCAATGGGCCTACAAGATCCATAGCGATCCGCTCAAACGGGACCTCAATAATCAGGAGGGGGAACAGGGGACTACGAAAATGTGGCTGGGCGCAAGTTATTTGGCATGTTGGATAGGATTCACAATACCTTTCAACCTCCTTATACACGTTGGGCCAGTAAAAACGCTGCAAAATTTGGTCCTGCATCTTCTGCTGgcccaggtgcccccctagaACATGTTGGTCGGCTAACTCTAACACAAGCCTCTAACCACCTTCATTTTGGCGACGCTGCTTTGCCTTGACTCTTTGGAGAAAACACTCCCGCTGTACTGTCAGTCACTTGTCGGCAGGatcattgcccctagcaaccactcCAAGAAGTTATCCCAGGCTCAGTTCTTAGCAAACAGCATGCTGCAACTCAATCGCTGTCCTTACTGCGTTGCCCGCGTCATTCACtaaatgtgatgactcgctcttgcagataggtgcggttgcagtatagaggcaaggaaacagtacttttcaaatcaaagttcagtgttttattcacacttggcaaagagtctttaaatgcagaacaaaggaaaacgtcacaaaagtccacctgtattctttaggtgtttgttcacacctgagtcactGCCatacggcatcaagcaagtcttttccagggcTCCAGGCAGGCTGCTGACCATCTTCCAACCTCTCAGGGAAGGactccactctcagctctctctggaagtgtgagctgcaactagcaaatcccccttagCTGGTGAagcaggttgcctttaaggccaccaaaaggcggcctggattgtggggaatggcccccaccctacacttggccattcccagtaagagcggtCCCAGataggccttccagccatactacagccacagtgtcagtctgcatcgcagcacagacactgaataaataccgactcttacttcaccaaggccggGAGCCTTTGTGACACATACCGGccatcaaccaccatgcctttcaccttctcacaatagatagatatgagatagatagatagatagatagatagatagatctatccatttttttttttgggggggggggggggcggagatgGGACCTATGGCTCCTAGTCTGATGTTACTGTATCCTCTGCTGAAAATAGGTCTActataacatggtcacatgatgaTGCTTCATCTGGCGTCACGTCATCTTGTTGATCCTCAAGTGCTCCATCTAGTAGAGGCACTGTCAATGGATCAACTGTCAGGACGCTCTCAGCTTTTATCATGTTGTTCTTGGATGTCATAGTAAGAACCTAAGAAATGAAAGAAGAGCCGGACATGTTGTAACTATTCATATTCACTGACATATAAAGGCCCCAGACACAACAAAGCTGCAACATGTGAACAAGACCTTGTAAATCTGGATTTCATATACTGACCTGGAAGTCCCAATACAGCATCATTTGGCTTACACAGGAGCAGACCAATACGACCCACTCCAAGATGGTCAGCGTAATTCTGGAAGACTGAAATAAAACAGAAATATACATTTGACTTTGTCCATTTTGGTCTTCCCCTTTATTCACCAAGCACTCGTGGGAATTACTGGGATTGGGATCCCATAACCATGTGAAGAAGTTCGCCCTATGTGGTAGAATATACATACCTGTGTGCAGTACTCGCTTGTGCAGGTATATACTGCTGTCATTTTACAGgataaccctgaaaggaggacgtATATAGGAAAATAACCTCAACCCTGCAGAATGGGGTCATATTTTAGTAGAAAAACACTGATCACAATTTCACGGTGGACGACAGAAGTGACAAGATAATCCAGCTCCACCACCATCAATGGCAAAGGACAGAACCTAAAAAGTCATTATGGTGTCTGAAAGGATTTACTGGAGTTCCCTTTAATCCCATGACATAACATAGTGAATTGTAAAGGATACGGCTAATGTTAGCCAGCAAGATGGTCACCGACAGCACCGTGGTGGTAAGGCGCCTACATCTCCGGTCCCTGGAGCCTGGGTACAGCTGAGATGCCACCGATATGCCACCGTAGATGACCATACTTGTTAAAACCGCCAGGCAGCTATCATTAAGCATTGCTGAATCCTAGAGGAAAACAAAGAAAATATGACATTTCCCAATATACATATCCTGTCCTAGATGACCTATCATCAGACAACACATAGAGCTCCATATCATTATACACCATTAGCAGATATATGATTGTCCTGGATACTTAATATCTGCCAATGGTAAGTATCCAGGATAATCCTACATCTGCCAATGGTGTTATTATATTATCTGTATTCTTATACTGGGCCTTATGTATCATTGTGAGGGGGTGTGAGCTCAGGTCCATTCTGTCCCAAGACCTACAGATCAGCAGGTTATCTGACAATCCATGGCCCCTGCTGTGCCGCTCTTCTCCTGGGTAAGAGGGCTTCATAGGTGACCAGCTAAGGAGCCCTAAGACCACAGAATCTGTATAAACAAACCTGTATCAATGGGGTTATGATGTTCCCGACACACGTCATCCACCCGAATGTCAACATCCACGTTTGGCAGGTGACTCCACAAAGGCTTCTCTTCAGGGCCTGGATCTCCATAGATTTGTAGATGATAAACAAAATCCCGGCCTCTGAAAtccatatacagaacagtctatagatggtatatatacCACACAAAGCATATACATGTCTGAAGATACTAATAATCAGAAAATAAACAGGAGATATAATTCAGTAACAtagtggatctgccaaaagttgtCTGAAAACATGTGCTGAAGCTGTCATGGCGGCCATGTTAGTAGTTACTCAAGCAGTGACGCAGCTATAAAGGTGGCAAGGGTCACAGTTACCCCCCTGCCACTACACTATATGCTGCAGCCTGTGGCTGCATAGATGGGTCACACAGATCAATCAGTATAGTACTACGTTTAGGGGCGGACTGACGGGAGGCTCACTCGCACTAACCTGAATACCTAAgcttatagtgcgggtgaccctCTTTTTAACGTTGCTTCTCTTATCCCATTACGTGCAGCTGTTCAGGAGATACGAGCAGACTGTCTACATACTATTCCTGAGAATCTAGCAATAAGGAACATTCCCAATGGGCTTTTAGCAACAATAACAAGTCTTCACTTCGGCTGTTGGCCCCGCCCCTTTATTATTCACTGCTAGTTGGGCCCGCCCCTGCATTAATATTCACTGCTCCTCGgccccgcccccttcatgacaccatccctgtacacttctccctcTCAGCACCCTCCCCGACACCCTCCCAACCACCAATGTGTACACAGAGCTAGGACCCCAAGACCAGGTCagagcttttccatgctcctgaatggctaaAATGTGTCAGTACTAAGTAGATCATGTGCctttcaggagcctgggaaagctttGTGTGATAGTCGGACCCTGTAATCATTACAGGAACATGAGCCATTACAAGCTCTCTGAATGGCACATGATTGGCTTAGTACTGATACATTTCTGCCCATTCAAGTGCCTAAGAAAGCTGTATGACAAACCCTGTAATTACTTATGCTACTGTAATCATTACAGGACCATGAATCATTACAGGGTCTGTCACACACAGCTtccccatgctcctgaatggcacatcTGCTTAGTACAGCAACCACATGCCTGCCACTGCAGGGATTAATATATGACATCTGAAGTTTGCCTGTGCATAAAGCAATCCAGCtacaagcagatatgccattcaggagcatggaaaagttaGGTGACAATATCTGacctagcttttctatgctcctgaatggcatgtctgcttgaTGGTTGATGGGCGTGGTCAGGTGGGCCCAGGCTAAACTTTTGCACCCATGACACTTTAGCTACGCCTTTGTACTCAGGATGGCACTAATAATAATTCCTATAGATACATGTAGTGCACTTACCTAGCAGAGAAGACACGGTGGAAACTATAGTCAGCACAATGGATTCTGGATATTGTGCTCCAGTGTCACTGAGGAGAAATAGATTCCATATATAACATTAGCAGgtccggtcactagtaacaagggcaggtcactagtaacaaaggtcggtcactagtaacaagagccggtcactagtaacaaaggtcggtcactagtaacaaggtccggtcactagtaacaagggccggtcactagtaccGAGGGCCGTTCACTAGTAACAAGagtcggtcactagtaacaagggccggtcactagtaacaagggccggtcactagtaacaagggccggtcactagtaacaagaatctgtcactagtaacaagggccagtcactagtaacaaggccGGTCACTAATAACAAGGgctggtcactagtaacaagggccggtcactagtaacaagggccggtcactagtaacaagggccagtcactagtaacaagggccagtcactag
Above is a genomic segment from Hyla sarda isolate aHylSar1 chromosome 1, aHylSar1.hap1, whole genome shotgun sequence containing:
- the LOC130309793 gene encoding uncharacterized protein LOC130309793 isoform X2 translates to MTSPTLAILPLFWALWTFVGVLTTFTMTIIQGHYRTGIISIRGRDFVYHLQIYGDPGPEEKPLWSHLPNVDVDIRVDDVCREHHNPIDTAMLNDSCLAVLTSMVIYGGISVASQLYPGSRDRRCRRLTTTVLSVTILLANISRLSCKMTAVYTCTSEYCTQSSRITLTILEWVVLVCSCVSQMMLYWDFQVLTMTSKNNMIKAESVLTVDPLTVPLLDGALEDQQDDVTPDEASSCDHVIVDLFSAEDTVTSD
- the LOC130309793 gene encoding uncharacterized protein LOC130309793 isoform X1, with translation MTSPTLAILPLFWALWTFVGVLTTFTMTIIQGHYRTGIISISDTGAQYPESIVLTIVSTVSSLLEAGILFIIYKSMEIQALKRSLCGVTCQTWMLTFGWMTCVGNIITPLIQDSAMLNDSCLAVLTSMVIYGGISVASQLYPGSRDRRCRRLTTTVLSVTILLANISRLSCKMTAVYTCTSEYCTQSSRITLTILEWVVLVCSCVSQMMLYWDFQVLTMTSKNNMIKAESVLTVDPLTVPLLDGALEDQQDDVTPDEASSCDHVIVDLFSAEDTVTSD